Proteins encoded in a region of the Magnetococcales bacterium genome:
- a CDS encoding sigma-54-dependent Fis family transcriptional regulator, with amino-acid sequence MTEIKDILLIGRDNREWSAVTAQVRQAGFNPVSVLSVADAKAHLSQRHPTSLIILAVETLNDPLEGVRELTFLFRGMPILVAAVKGNVNEAQNAIAVGAADYLLLPIDDVTFQETLHRFANQYFDPELGRGRRMISADPSMKKLLNQVRRVAPSKATVLIQGESGTGKELIARYVHQVSDRHKEPFVAINCAALPENLLESELFGHIKGAFTGALTDRKGKFQQAHGGTILLDEISEMSLNLQAKLLRVLQEGEVDPVGSRGTIKIDVRVIASTNRDLKAWSAQQKFREDLFYRLNVFPILMPTLRERKTDIPLLAEHFRQRFIAELGRNEIAFSREAISVLQAYHWPGNVRELENIIQRALLVAEGREIMPSDLMIEPTITEEARVAPADNEDGHIHLPVGTTVREMEEFLIRRTLNEVAGNRTRAAELLGISIRTLRNKLNEYAARLPE; translated from the coding sequence ATGACTGAAATCAAGGATATTCTGCTGATTGGTCGGGACAACCGCGAGTGGTCAGCCGTGACCGCCCAGGTGCGTCAGGCCGGATTCAATCCCGTCTCCGTTCTCTCCGTGGCCGATGCCAAGGCCCATCTCTCCCAACGGCATCCCACCAGTCTCATCATCCTGGCGGTCGAAACCCTGAATGACCCCCTCGAAGGGGTCCGGGAACTGACCTTCCTCTTCCGGGGCATGCCCATCCTGGTGGCCGCCGTCAAAGGCAACGTCAACGAGGCCCAAAATGCCATCGCCGTCGGTGCCGCCGATTATCTCCTGCTCCCCATCGATGATGTCACCTTCCAGGAGACCCTGCACCGTTTCGCCAATCAATATTTCGATCCCGAACTCGGGCGCGGGCGGCGCATGATCTCCGCCGACCCCAGCATGAAAAAGCTCCTCAACCAGGTGCGCCGGGTCGCCCCTTCCAAGGCAACGGTCCTCATCCAGGGTGAAAGCGGCACCGGCAAGGAGCTGATCGCCCGCTATGTCCATCAGGTTTCAGATCGCCACAAAGAACCGTTCGTCGCCATCAACTGCGCTGCCTTGCCGGAAAATCTCTTGGAATCCGAGCTGTTCGGTCACATCAAAGGGGCCTTCACCGGTGCCCTCACCGACCGGAAGGGAAAATTCCAGCAGGCCCATGGCGGCACCATCCTCCTGGATGAAATTTCGGAAATGTCGCTCAACCTGCAAGCCAAACTGTTGCGCGTCCTCCAGGAAGGAGAGGTGGATCCCGTCGGCAGCCGCGGTACCATCAAAATCGATGTCCGGGTCATCGCCTCCACCAACCGGGACCTCAAGGCCTGGTCGGCCCAACAAAAATTTCGGGAGGACCTGTTCTATCGCCTGAATGTCTTCCCCATTCTGATGCCGACCCTGCGGGAACGAAAAACCGATATTCCCCTCCTCGCCGAACATTTCCGGCAACGCTTCATTGCCGAGCTGGGACGCAACGAAATCGCTTTCTCCCGTGAAGCCATCAGTGTGTTGCAGGCCTATCACTGGCCGGGCAACGTCCGGGAGCTGGAAAACATCATCCAGCGTGCCCTGCTGGTTGCCGAAGGCAGGGAGATCATGCCGTCCGATCTGATGATCGAGCCGACCATCACCGAAGAGGCCAGGGTTGCCCCGGCAGATAACGAGGACGGACATATTCACCTCCCTGTCGGCACCACTGTCCGCGAGATGGAAGAGTTTCTGATCCGGCGCACCCTGAACGAAGTGGCCGGCAACCGTACCCGTGCCGCCGAACTGCTGGGTATCTCCATCCGCACCTTGCGCAACAAGCTCAATGAATATGCAGCCCGTCTGCCCGAGTGA
- a CDS encoding tetratricopeptide repeat protein translates to MNILILIIGIVCLGTWAGGHRVQAEETAPFATQPTLEELLEQGNQAMQQRDCSRAITLLTQAIARNSQHSEAYLQRAQCWSQQDRLQEALADARQAVVLAPDNISALNSLGWYLILTRQWAEAREVLQRGHALDPWEMALTVNLGHACLLLGDAATARTYYEKTIPLLRSDQEFQEGPAGDFVLFGKNGWQPEQVARELAWMRQAFAAMAPQRALREEMRQKRQEIAQLLRDDKPMDAAQYAAARQEAMQLATTTLARFEQALGPEHPDVIFLLDQMAWLHGQQLQYAQAEDLYRRVLTLFEKALGAQHVHVAATLSNLARMLDKQNHSTAAIPLYQRAVTIQERLLGVHHPQVVQRWHDLARLALANYEFQQAEQIYRNLLERQERDLGANHPEVVTTLQALAAGYDTSHRADEAEQTYQRALSVAEAAHGSSHPGIVTSLLHLARYHVARFAYDKAEPFFTRALRIEEQAFGPEDPRVYGILVAVAGFYRQNHKETQAAALYEQALRIREKQHGPDHPRIVPALHDLADVYRMERTQYIKAEALYKRALAILDKDGFVRRHSLARVLQNLAELATQQEHWPVAEAYYKRLLTIREQTLGPEHADVADTLFGLARVLVKQVHPEEAEPLYQRVLAIQERSGKNSSTHAMRELAQLYNARNQPDLAEPLFKRALAVDEKIFGQDRAILAGQLEELAEFYSKYNRYDEAVTLLQRVLALEEKQYGKDSIILARKLMALSVALYRLQRYAEAQHATERFNVLIEQKYGPDDLRLAQGLSHLGVTYIALRQHAQAEASLQRALAILEKRHGPNHPDVANVLQNLGFTYFVQNRHAQAGPLFERVVAILEQVHGPEHAALADPLGILGVGHVKQYEYAKAVSVLERALAIREKSVASTQADLLDLTTILNNLAVVYDRQGKHAKAEALYSRNLANLEKIHGPQHVKLGLVLNNMAAMYREQRQFAKAEPLFKRALEIYEKTEGPESLGVARVLHNLAALYNDHGQPGEAEPLYRRALAIREQKLGSEHSDVAATLSNLGALYAAQGRHAEAEPLYKRALEIQERTLGPDHPDVAISLNNLTRIDEAQGKLDQVEALRLRALAIWEKRLGPDHPDVATGLNNLASWYEKQGRYEEAEPLYARSLAIKEKQLGPEHPDVALALNNLAHLNKTLSRYEQAEPLYKRALRIREQREGDHPNVAVTLSNLASLYQTQGRLEQAIPLLERALAIQERVFGPEHESVLSMQSNMSAWLDAQGLTDVAIALQKRVLTSREKRLGPQHLDVAISLDNLGSMQVGKGRHGAAEPLLQRALAIREHLLGLQHPDVAISLNNLAGLYQSWFITSATPEYLAKAEPLLHRALEILERQWGTDHPVVAGILGNLATLELLRKQPRQAMTWMTRNMRSTDAWLERVLWGSSEKTRQAYLRHDQSQTDLYLTVLSRLADASMAREAMLYSLHRKGLLLRVAAEVNAVTRSAAQPALREKAQTLASRKKTVAQWQFSGMTDKTRLTHLQQEIDNLEAELGKEVQILGRNRHHVEPEQVVTALQPGEVLVDFLVFHEVELPLAGYRRWQVMAIVTDPQATPNMRLVTIGPLEPIATLIKTYRETMEQAAAGRTMDTLAKALHVVLWQPLAPLLADKRKVYLVPDGALHLLPFKALMDAQGRYVGTTTRLVTLSSVRDLVLPPLTGTSTAPVVVAAPDYFAGLPEPAENGTRGTRTGGIRLSDIYFDYLPGTLKEGRALSERLRQQQTPPMLLTGTAASEQAVNLLAAPRILHLATHGFFLDTLVHPTEVPTTPMPTTQRSMTRFDPQAATPPAAQALATTSAAKDATPPAAQALATTSAAKDAMLVVADPMNRAGLAFAGANAGVQGIRQSDGTDGILTAGEAVNLNLAGTDLVVLSACQTGIGDVRNGEGVYGLQRAFQEAGAKAVLSTLWSISDDATMAFMQAFYDHVLRGTPPQEALQTTQHAFIDHPRWRHPYFWAPFVLAGKDQPAP, encoded by the coding sequence ATGAATATATTGATCCTGATCATCGGGATTGTTTGTCTGGGTACATGGGCGGGCGGTCACCGCGTGCAGGCCGAAGAAACGGCACCGTTTGCGACACAACCCACTCTTGAAGAGTTGCTGGAACAAGGCAATCAGGCCATGCAGCAACGGGATTGTTCCCGTGCCATTACCCTCCTGACCCAGGCTATTGCCAGAAATTCCCAACACAGCGAAGCCTACCTGCAACGGGCACAGTGCTGGTCACAACAGGATCGCCTTCAGGAGGCACTGGCAGATGCCCGGCAGGCCGTGGTGCTGGCTCCAGACAACATCTCCGCTCTGAATTCATTGGGATGGTATCTGATTCTGACCCGGCAATGGGCAGAGGCTCGCGAGGTGTTGCAGCGCGGACATGCCCTGGACCCCTGGGAGATGGCGCTGACGGTCAATCTGGGCCATGCCTGTCTGTTGCTGGGCGATGCGGCGACGGCACGCACATACTACGAAAAAACCATACCGCTTCTGCGCTCGGACCAGGAGTTCCAGGAGGGTCCGGCAGGCGATTTTGTCCTGTTCGGCAAAAACGGCTGGCAGCCAGAGCAGGTTGCCCGCGAACTGGCCTGGATGCGCCAGGCCTTCGCCGCCATGGCCCCACAACGGGCGTTGCGGGAGGAGATGCGCCAGAAACGGCAGGAGATTGCCCAACTGCTGCGGGACGACAAACCCATGGATGCTGCGCAATATGCGGCAGCTCGGCAGGAAGCCATGCAGCTTGCCACGACGACCCTGGCCAGGTTCGAACAGGCCCTGGGTCCGGAGCATCCCGATGTGATCTTTCTGCTGGATCAGATGGCATGGCTCCACGGGCAACAACTCCAGTACGCCCAGGCGGAAGACCTCTACAGGCGCGTCCTGACCCTGTTTGAAAAAGCCCTGGGTGCCCAACATGTCCATGTCGCAGCGACCCTGTCCAACCTGGCCCGGATGCTCGACAAGCAAAACCATTCGACCGCAGCGATCCCCCTCTATCAGCGTGCCGTGACGATCCAGGAAAGGTTGCTCGGGGTTCATCATCCACAGGTCGTGCAGCGTTGGCATGATCTGGCACGGTTGGCACTCGCCAACTATGAGTTCCAACAGGCGGAACAGATCTATCGGAATCTGCTGGAGCGGCAGGAGCGTGACCTGGGGGCCAACCATCCCGAAGTGGTCACAACCCTGCAAGCCCTGGCGGCAGGCTATGATACGAGTCATCGTGCTGACGAAGCGGAACAGACCTATCAGCGTGCCCTGAGTGTGGCGGAAGCCGCCCATGGCTCCTCACACCCGGGCATCGTCACCAGCCTGCTGCATCTGGCCAGGTATCATGTTGCACGCTTTGCCTATGACAAGGCGGAACCGTTCTTTACCCGTGCCCTGCGAATCGAGGAACAGGCTTTTGGTCCCGAGGATCCCAGGGTGTACGGGATCCTGGTCGCTGTGGCCGGTTTTTATCGGCAGAACCATAAGGAAACCCAGGCCGCTGCCCTGTACGAACAGGCGTTGCGCATCCGGGAAAAGCAGCATGGCCCTGACCACCCCAGAATCGTCCCTGCCTTGCATGATTTGGCGGATGTGTATCGCATGGAGCGAACGCAGTACATCAAGGCGGAGGCGTTGTACAAGAGGGCGTTGGCCATTCTGGACAAGGATGGTTTTGTCAGGCGGCACAGCCTTGCCCGTGTCCTGCAAAACCTGGCCGAACTGGCGACACAGCAGGAGCATTGGCCAGTGGCGGAAGCATACTACAAACGTCTCCTGACCATCCGGGAACAAACCCTGGGACCGGAGCATGCCGATGTGGCCGACACATTGTTCGGATTGGCGCGGGTCCTTGTCAAACAAGTCCACCCGGAGGAGGCGGAACCACTCTACCAACGTGTGTTGGCGATCCAGGAACGTTCTGGCAAAAACAGCAGCACACACGCCATGCGTGAATTGGCGCAACTGTACAACGCCCGCAATCAGCCAGATCTGGCGGAGCCATTGTTCAAGCGTGCCTTGGCAGTCGATGAAAAAATTTTTGGCCAGGATCGTGCGATTCTGGCCGGTCAGCTTGAGGAATTGGCGGAATTTTATAGCAAATACAACCGTTATGACGAGGCTGTAACATTGCTGCAACGTGTACTGGCGCTGGAGGAAAAACAGTATGGCAAGGATAGCATAATCCTGGCCCGCAAGCTGATGGCGCTGAGCGTGGCGCTGTATCGATTGCAACGGTATGCGGAAGCCCAACATGCCACCGAGCGGTTCAATGTCCTCATCGAGCAGAAATACGGTCCGGACGACCTGCGGTTGGCCCAAGGCCTGAGTCACCTGGGTGTGACATACATTGCGCTGCGGCAGCATGCGCAGGCCGAAGCGTCATTGCAACGTGCCCTGGCCATTCTTGAGAAGCGGCACGGTCCAAACCATCCCGATGTGGCCAACGTTTTGCAAAATCTGGGTTTTACCTATTTTGTCCAAAACCGGCATGCCCAGGCCGGCCCCTTGTTTGAACGTGTCGTGGCCATTCTGGAACAGGTGCATGGCCCGGAGCATGCGGCCCTGGCCGATCCGCTCGGTATATTGGGAGTCGGACATGTCAAACAGTATGAGTATGCCAAGGCCGTTTCCGTGCTGGAACGTGCCCTGGCCATACGTGAAAAAAGTGTGGCATCCACCCAGGCTGACCTGCTTGACCTGACCACCATCCTGAACAACCTGGCGGTTGTTTACGACAGGCAGGGCAAACATGCCAAGGCGGAGGCCCTGTACAGCCGCAACCTGGCCAACCTGGAGAAAATCCACGGTCCACAACATGTGAAGCTCGGGCTGGTCCTGAACAACATGGCGGCGATGTACAGGGAGCAAAGGCAGTTCGCCAAGGCGGAACCGCTGTTCAAGCGCGCTCTGGAAATTTATGAGAAAACAGAGGGTCCGGAGAGTCTCGGCGTGGCGCGGGTGTTGCACAATCTGGCAGCGCTCTATAACGATCATGGCCAACCCGGGGAGGCGGAGCCATTGTACCGACGCGCCCTGGCGATTCGGGAACAGAAACTCGGATCCGAACATTCCGACGTGGCAGCGACCCTGAGCAATCTGGGAGCATTGTATGCAGCGCAAGGTCGCCATGCTGAAGCGGAACCTCTGTACAAACGTGCCCTGGAGATCCAGGAACGCACGCTCGGACCGGATCATCCCGATGTGGCGATCAGCCTGAACAACCTGACCAGGATTGACGAGGCGCAAGGCAAATTGGATCAGGTGGAAGCGTTGCGGCTCCGTGCGCTTGCCATCTGGGAAAAACGCCTGGGTCCGGACCATCCCGACGTGGCCACTGGTTTGAACAATCTGGCCTCATGGTATGAGAAACAAGGGCGGTACGAAGAGGCGGAACCCCTGTACGCCCGTTCCCTGGCCATCAAGGAAAAACAACTGGGACCGGAGCATCCCGACGTGGCGCTGGCCCTGAACAATCTCGCGCACCTGAACAAGACGCTGAGTCGCTACGAGCAGGCGGAACCCCTTTATAAACGCGCCCTGAGGATCCGGGAGCAGCGGGAAGGAGATCACCCCAATGTGGCTGTCACGTTGAGCAATCTGGCCTCCCTGTATCAAACGCAAGGTCGTCTGGAACAGGCGATTCCCCTCCTGGAACGCGCCCTGGCCATCCAGGAGCGCGTGTTCGGGCCGGAACATGAGAGCGTACTCTCCATGCAGAGCAACATGTCCGCCTGGTTGGATGCGCAAGGTTTGACCGATGTGGCAATTGCCTTGCAGAAACGAGTGTTGACGAGCCGCGAAAAGCGTCTGGGGCCACAACATCTCGATGTTGCCATCAGTCTGGACAATCTGGGCAGCATGCAGGTCGGGAAGGGACGACATGGTGCAGCGGAACCCCTGTTGCAACGTGCCCTGGCGATCCGGGAACACCTTCTGGGTCTGCAGCATCCAGATGTGGCCATCAGCTTGAACAATCTGGCGGGATTGTATCAGTCATGGTTCATCACCAGTGCCACGCCTGAATATCTGGCCAAGGCGGAACCCTTGTTGCACCGTGCCCTGGAGATTCTGGAACGACAGTGGGGCACGGATCATCCGGTTGTGGCGGGCATTCTCGGCAACTTGGCCACCCTGGAGCTGCTGCGGAAGCAGCCCCGTCAGGCCATGACCTGGATGACACGCAACATGCGGAGTACCGATGCATGGTTGGAACGGGTTCTTTGGGGCAGCAGCGAAAAAACCCGGCAGGCTTATCTGCGTCATGACCAGTCTCAGACCGATCTGTATTTGACGGTACTCTCCCGGTTGGCGGATGCGTCCATGGCCCGCGAAGCGATGCTCTACTCCCTGCATCGCAAGGGGTTGTTGCTGCGCGTGGCCGCAGAGGTCAATGCCGTCACCCGCAGTGCCGCGCAGCCGGCTCTGCGTGAAAAGGCACAGACCCTGGCGAGCAGGAAAAAAACCGTGGCGCAATGGCAGTTCAGCGGCATGACGGACAAGACACGGCTGACGCACCTGCAACAGGAGATCGACAATCTCGAAGCCGAATTGGGCAAGGAGGTACAGATCCTGGGACGCAACCGGCACCATGTCGAACCGGAACAGGTTGTTACGGCGTTACAGCCTGGTGAAGTCCTGGTCGATTTTCTGGTGTTCCACGAAGTCGAACTGCCGCTGGCTGGTTATAGGAGATGGCAGGTCATGGCCATCGTGACCGATCCGCAGGCCACGCCCAACATGCGTTTGGTCACCATTGGTCCGTTGGAGCCGATTGCCACGTTGATCAAAACCTATCGGGAAACCATGGAACAGGCCGCTGCCGGCAGGACCATGGATACCCTGGCCAAGGCACTGCATGTTGTGCTTTGGCAACCCCTGGCACCCTTGTTGGCGGACAAGCGAAAAGTCTATCTGGTACCGGATGGGGCCTTGCATCTGTTGCCTTTCAAGGCACTCATGGACGCACAGGGACGGTATGTGGGGACCACCACCCGGCTTGTCACCCTTTCCTCGGTGCGGGATCTGGTTCTGCCCCCCCTGACCGGTACAAGTACCGCCCCGGTCGTGGTGGCGGCACCGGATTATTTTGCCGGCCTGCCGGAGCCGGCAGAAAATGGCACACGTGGCACGCGCACCGGTGGCATTCGTCTTTCCGACATTTATTTCGATTATCTGCCCGGTACTTTGAAGGAGGGGCGTGCGTTGTCCGAACGGCTGCGTCAACAGCAGACGCCACCCATGTTGCTGACTGGTACCGCAGCCAGCGAACAGGCGGTCAACCTGCTGGCGGCACCCCGGATTCTGCACCTGGCGACCCATGGCTTTTTTCTCGATACCCTGGTACATCCCACGGAGGTACCGACGACACCCATGCCCACAACCCAGCGCAGTATGACACGGTTCGACCCCCAGGCAGCCACGCCGCCAGCCGCCCAGGCGTTGGCCACCACTTCTGCCGCCAAGGATGCCACGCCGCCAGCCGCCCAGGCGTTGGCCACCACTTCTGCCGCCAAGGATGCCATGCTGGTGGTCGCCGATCCCATGAACCGTGCCGGTCTGGCATTTGCCGGGGCCAATGCCGGTGTGCAGGGGATCAGGCAAAGCGACGGGACCGATGGAATCCTGACTGCCGGGGAAGCCGTCAACCTGAACCTGGCCGGTACCGATCTGGTGGTGCTGTCGGCCTGTCAGACCGGCATCGGCGATGTACGCAATGGTGAAGGGGTCTATGGTTTGCAACGCGCCTTTCAGGAAGCCGGTGCCAAAGCCGTCCTCTCCACCCTCTGGAGCATCAGCGACGATGCCACCATGGCTTTCATGCAGGCATTCTACGACCATGTTCTTCGCGGCACCCCACCACAGGAGGCTTTGCAGACCACGCAGCACGCCTTCATCGACCATCCCCGCTGGCGGCATCCCTACTTTTGGGCACCATTCGTCCTGGCCGGCAAGGATCAACCTGCACCCTGA
- a CDS encoding AAA family ATPase: MRGGLVMLNRLYVKNFKNFRDAELIFGPVTVLLGTNASGKSNIRDAMRFLHGVGRGYSLVEILGEKWGQGGYLEWRGIRGGIREACLGGEDYFHLTVFFQYLYYNIAVYIGHKRNLGSPMIIRENISIRNDANQFISIFNTINGIDKDDSLGFNWQNQIQAQVLFYNSEHEIEKKQINFPRNRPLLSQIPELIGVPIEVQQICNSVLHDLRSIRFLDFDPEALRRPSIPGQLILGDKGENLSSVLQHLCSQPDTREALLAWIRELIPMEVTDFLFTGNQEGKIQLTLVEAGGRQISAYSASDGTLRFLGVLASLMGPDMAKVHFFEELDNGIHPTRLHLLLDMIERLAVLHDKQVVMTTHSPQLLHLLSPESLKHASLVYRHPEIQEGKIIPVLDIPDIRTALEQQDLARLMAGGWMEDALHFADNNLESPTVENDLE; this comes from the coding sequence TTGCGCGGAGGTTTGGTGATGCTTAATAGATTATATGTGAAAAATTTTAAAAATTTTCGCGATGCGGAATTAATATTTGGTCCTGTAACAGTATTATTGGGTACGAATGCTTCCGGAAAGAGCAATATTCGTGATGCCATGCGGTTTCTTCACGGTGTGGGTCGTGGATACTCTTTGGTAGAAATCCTTGGTGAAAAGTGGGGCCAGGGTGGATATCTGGAGTGGCGTGGTATACGTGGAGGAATACGAGAAGCTTGTCTTGGGGGAGAAGATTATTTTCATTTAACTGTATTTTTCCAATATCTTTATTATAATATTGCTGTTTATATAGGCCATAAAAGGAATTTGGGATCGCCCATGATTATAAGAGAGAATATTTCAATACGTAATGATGCAAACCAATTTATTAGTATATTTAATACAATCAATGGTATCGATAAAGATGACTCTCTAGGTTTTAATTGGCAAAATCAGATACAGGCACAGGTTTTATTTTATAATTCTGAACATGAGATTGAAAAAAAACAAATAAATTTTCCTCGGAATCGGCCTTTGTTAAGTCAGATTCCCGAACTGATTGGTGTTCCAATAGAGGTTCAACAAATTTGTAATTCTGTTCTGCACGATCTCCGCTCCATCCGTTTTTTGGATTTTGACCCGGAAGCCCTGCGGCGTCCCTCTATCCCGGGACAATTGATCCTCGGTGACAAAGGAGAAAATCTGTCGTCGGTTTTGCAACATCTTTGCAGCCAACCCGATACCCGGGAAGCCCTGTTGGCCTGGATTCGGGAATTGATTCCCATGGAAGTGACCGATTTTCTTTTTACGGGCAATCAGGAGGGAAAAATTCAATTGACCCTGGTGGAAGCTGGAGGGCGACAGATTTCTGCCTACAGTGCCTCGGATGGCACATTACGCTTTTTGGGTGTGCTGGCCTCCCTGATGGGGCCGGATATGGCCAAGGTCCACTTTTTTGAAGAGCTGGATAACGGTATCCACCCCACCCGCCTGCATTTGCTGCTCGATATGATCGAACGGCTGGCCGTTTTACATGACAAACAAGTCGTGATGACGACACATTCACCCCAACTGTTGCATTTGCTCTCCCCAGAATCTCTGAAACATGCTTCTCTCGTCTACCGGCACCCGGAGATCCAGGAGGGCAAGATCATTCCGGTTCTCGATATACCGGATATACGCACTGCCCTGGAACAGCAGGATTTGGCACGACTCATGGCCGGTGGCTGGATGGAAGATGCCCTCCACTTTGCCGACAACAATCTGGAATCGCCCACGGTCGAGAATGATCTAGAATGA